GGTAGCCGATTTTCTAACGTCCTTTTGGCTTGTGGATCTGGAAGTCGCGGGTTCAAATCCCGTCAGTCACCCTTGCCTTAAGTCCTTTCAGCCGAAGCACTTCAGCTTACCACCGGGTGTTCCGGTGCGCGGCACGATGACCCTGAAATTGCGGTAGACTACCGCAGTATGAGGGCCGGGCCGTTCGCCCGGCGTGCCAATGTCGCGCTCTTCGTTTCCCTCGCTCCGACATCACAAACCGACTGAGCAAGGCGTCGTAACAGTCCGTCTCGCGTCAGGCGCGAGAAAAGATCTGTACTGTGGTCGCTACGGCACCGCGGCAGCTACAGCCGAGTACAACCGCATCGTCGGGTTGCTCGCTGTCAATGGAGGCGTCTACCCGCACGAAGACACCGACCTGACGGTGGCCGAAGCGCTCGTGAGGTACGCGCACCACATCGATAAGCACTATGTCGATCTGACCGGCGCGCCGACCGGGACCGCGAACGATATCAGGGTGACCCTGGGTTACATCAAGCGATTGTTCGCGCCGCTCCCGCTGATCGAATTTGGCATTCCGCAACTCAAGCTGATCCGGGAAGCGATGGTCGCGGACGGGCGTGTTCGCAACCAAGTCAATCGGCGGATCGGAATGGTTCGTGGATTCGCAAAGTGGTGCGTTGAAGAGGGGCTGGTTTCGCCTGTCGTTCTGGAAGGGTTGCGCGCCGTTCGCCCCCTTGCTCTCGGACGCTCCGGGGTCAAGGAAGGGGAGCGGGTGGAACCGGCGAACCCCGTGTCGGTGGAGAAGGCGATCCCGTTCCTGTCGAAGCCCCTCGCGGCCGTCGTGCGTCTGCTCAGGTTGACCGGTGCGCGACCGTCCGAAATCCTGTTGATGCGGCCGTGCGATTTGGACCGCTCGGGTAGTGTCTGGGTACTAACACCGGCCCGGCACAAGGGAAGTTGGAGGGGGAAGCCGCGGTTCGTTCATTTCGGTCCAGAAGCACAAGCGGTTCTTGCCCCGTGGATCGAGAAGACCGGCGCGTCGGACGAGCACGTGTTCTCACCCGCGCGTGCCGAAGCGGAGCGCAATGCGGAACGTTCGGTGGCGCGGAAAACCAAGCGCTGGCCGTCGCACATGAAGCGCAACGCGACGAAGCGAAAAGGGGCTGCCCGAACGCGCCCAATCAAATACCGGTACTCACACCTCGCGCTCTCTTGTGCAGTACGTCGTGCGTGCGAGAAGGCCGGGGTTGAAGCGTTCACGCCGTACCAGTTGCGCCACCTCAAAGCGGTCGAACTCCGCGAACGGTACGGGTTGGAACACGTTCGCGCCACTCTGGGGCACAGCTTCGCCGCAATGTCCGACCACTACTCCAAAGCCGCCGACGCGACCCTTGCGGCGCGTGCGGCGGCCGAAACCGGCTGATCCACGACGACAACAACGACATGGCCCCTGGTCGGGCAGGTGCCCGACCAGGGGCCATGTCGTTTCGTGCTTTATTTGCACGAGATCACGGGAGAGGTAGCGACCTTGCATTAATTGCCGCCAGTTGTGATATTCGCCACTACCAAGCCCACGGGTCGCACGCGCGACTGATGTGGCATGGCCCGGCACCTACTATCGCGCACCGCGCGGTCTAGGGGTGCCGGGCTAGTTTCGTTTAGCGAGGACACCATGACCGACTCGACGACGATGGTGGAACGGTTGCTGGGCGAAAACGGGAAGCTCTCGATGGTCGCGGCCGGAGTTCTGCTGGGCGAGGGGCAAGGCGGGAGTCCGATCCACCCCACGACGGTTACGCGCTGGTGCTTGAAGGGTGTGCGGGTGAACGGCGCGAAGCTGAAACTCGAACACTTACGGGCCGGCGGGAAGTTGCTGACCACGCGCGCCGCGATTGTGCGATTCCTCGCAGCGCAGACCGACGCGCCCGAACCAGTTTCGGCACCGCGAACGCCGACCCAGCGCCGGCGCGCGGCGGAACACGCGGAAGCCGAACTCGAAAAACTCGGAGTGTGAACAGCGCGCCGGACACGGTGACCACAAACCGGACAGTGGGACTTGGACAGGCCGCGGACGACCGCAATCGGAGGCAAGGCAATGGTGACCGTGAAAGACCAAATTGACCTGCCCGTGATGCGCCGGATGGTAACGCGCTCCGAACTGGCGCAGATGATCGGGGTGAGCTTGGACACGATTGATAGGCGCCGGGCAGACCTGCCCCCGGCCGTTCGGATCGGGAGACAACTTTTCTGGAACCGCGAAGTGGTAGACGAGTTCCTTCGCGGCGAGCGACGAGTTGCGACCTGAAAACGAGCACACCCCGCGGCGCCAACCGCGGGGTGTGCATTGATCGAACGGTGGTAATCCCCGAAACCCGCGCCGGGCGCAAACCGGCGTACCAGCCATGAAAGGTAATGTTCGGTGATCTAATGTCTAAATTAGCCCTCCCGTGTCCTTCTGTCAAGCGCAACTTAACGCCGATCCGTTCGGCGCCGGACCGGTTCGTGTTCGTGAACGCGGAACAGGCCGCGTACCTCCGCGGTGAACTCCTGCGTCGTCTCGCCGCGCTCAGGCCCGGCAGGGGCGCCTCGAACGTCGGGCTCACACCGCACTGGCGCCTCGAAGAGATCCGCCAGTTGGAGCAGCTCTGCGATCGCCTGGGCGAAGCCGCGGAGGTGCGCCCGTGATCGCGTACCCCAGTCGCCCGTCGCACTTCGCGCACAAGTACTGCCGACTGCTGTTCAAGCAGTGCGTCGCCAACGAGATCGGCCCGGAAGGGTGCTGGCTCCTGACGGTGATCGCGCACACCGAGGACGCGCGCCACTACAAGGGCGCCGTCACGTTCTTCAATCTCCAGTTGGCCCCGCTGGTTGGGTTGGGTTCCGCTGACGCACTGGACCGGGTGCGCAAGAGGTGTGTCGCGGCCGGCTGGGTTGGGTTCCGCTGACGCACTGGACCGGGTGCGCAAGAGGTGTGTCGCGGCCGGCTGGCTGCACTACGAACCCGGCGCCAAGGGCGTCGCGGGCCGGTATTGGGTCACGGTCCCGGACCAGTGCGCGGACCTGGGAGACGGTCCGACCGACGAGAACCAGAGCGACTACGAGGAGGTTATCCCCGCGGATACTACCGCGAAAATGCGGACGAATCCAAGAAGCAAGTGCGGAACAATCCGCGAAGAAAGTGCGGAACATTCTTCCCTATCCCTGACCCCATCCCTTTTCGCGGACGTTCCGCCCGCGGCACCGACTCCGGAGCGGAAGGCGAAGAAGCCCGCGAAGGAAAAGAAACCCCGTCCCTGCAACCCGCTGTTCGACGCGCTGGTCGAAGTCACCGGTTCCGATCCGGTGGTGAACGGCAGGTACGTCGGCAGGGTCGCATCACTGCTCGCGTCCGCGTCCCCGCCGTACACGCCCGGCGAGGTTCACGACTTCGCACGGGACTGGCGACTGCTGCTCCCGTGGGCAAAGCCGACCGAACACCCGCGCCTCACGCTGGGGATCATCGAAAAGCATCTGCCCCAGCTCCGGGCCGTGAAGCCCTTGAGCCGGCCGTCTCAGCAGTTCAGTCCGCCACCTGATTTTGACATCCAGCCAATGGAGCTGACACCATGAGTGAACTGCCCGTACCCCCGCGGAATCACGCGGCCGAATGCGCCGTTCTCGGGGGCATTCTCCGCGACCCAGAATCCCTGCACGATGTACTCGCGGCCGTCCGCCCGGAGGCGTTCTACCTCGACGCGCACCGCCGCATCCTGACCGCGATCGTGGGCCTCGTGGACCGGGGCATTCCGGTTGACCTCGTGACGCTGTTCGAGGAACTGAAGCGCCGCGGACACGTCGAGGACGTGGGCGGCAGCGCGTACTTGGTCGGGTTGTGGGAGACGACCCCGACCGCCGCGAACGTCGTGTACCACGCGAAACTCGTTCACGAGGCGTTTCAGCTCCGGGGGCTGATCCACGCGGCCAACGAGATCCTCCGCGACGCCTACAACCCGACCGGGCCGGCGGCCGAACTACTCGCGACCGCTGAGCAAAAACTGTTCGTGCTCAACGCGGACGTAACCGCGGACGCCGAACCCCGGTCCGTCGGCGCGGTGGCGCAAGAGTGCCTCGACGCGATCGACGAGCGCATCGCGTCGGGTTCGTCCCTCGCGGGCCTGTCCGTCGGGTATCCCGACCTCGACCACGTAACCGGCGGTCTCCGCGGTGGCGATCTGCTCGTTCTCGGGGCGCGTCCGAGTCTCGGCAAAACGGCGCTGTCGCTCAATATCGCGGAGCGCGTGGCGGCGGCCGGCAACCCGGTGCTGTTCTTCTCGCTGGAGATGCGGGCGCGGGAGATCACGGACCGGCTCCTGTCGATGCGGTCCGGTGTCCCCATGAGCAAGATGGCCCGCGCGAAGGATCTGGGCAAAGGCGACCTCGACGCGCTGTTCCGGGCCGGAACCGGGTCGAACTCCGCGCTCGGTGCGTTGCCGCTGTACATCGAAGACACGCCGAACGTGACCGCGGCCCGGATTTCGACGGTCGCGCGCCGGGCGTGCCGCAAGTACGGTATCGGGCTCATCGTGGTGGATTACCTGGGACTGATCCGGCCCGAAGACGCGCGGGCGAACCGGTCTCAGCAAATCGGGGACATTGCCCTGCGCATGAAGAACCTCGCGCGGTCCCTCGACGTTCCCGTGATTCTGCTCTCCCAACTCAACCGCGATCTCGAACACGCGAAGCGCCGGCCCCAGCTCTCGGACCTGCGCGAGAGCGGCGACATTGAAGCGCACGCGGACCTCGTGTTCCTGCTCCACCGAGAACCGGACCTCCCCGCGTCCGATCCGGTCTGGCCCGTCGATGTGGTCGTCGCGAAGCAACGCAACGGTCCGACCGGCGACGTGCGGCTCAGCTACCGGCGCCCGGTTCTGCGGTTCGAGAACGCCGGATTCTGAACTGCCGCAATCGGACAGGATCGGGGTGGCGCGGGACACCTGATGTTACTGCCGCGAACCGCGGTGATCTCTGGAGTCTCATCGTGATCACGATCCCCGAATCGGGCGACAACACCCGAACCACGAGCGACCCGACCGCACTCGATACCGCCGCGGTCGCGAAGCGCCTCAACTGTCACGTCATCACCGTGCGCCGGCTCCTGGCCGCGGGGCGATTCCCCCGCCCGTTCTCCGTGGGCGCGCGTCCGCGGTGGAGGGCCGCGGATATCGACCGCTGGATCGAGGCGGGCGGGAGCACGGGGCCGAAGATCGAGTACCGAAGCGGGTCCATCGGGGGCGAGTGCCGCCACGCGAACCGGCGCCCCAGCGTCCGCACCGAAGGGGGCAAGCGGGTTCTCGTGGGTTACGGCGCGGTGTTCTACGTACCCGACGATCCCGCTACCGAATACGAACTGGCGCCGGACCTCTGGGAGCGCATCAACCCGGACGCCTTCACGCGCACCCTGCGCACCCGCCCCGACGTGGTGTGCTGTCAGGACCACGATACGGCGCGCCTCTTGGGTCGAACCGCATCGGGCACACTCCGGCTCACGGTGGACAAGGTCGGACTGCGGTACGAGGTCGATCTGCCCGACACGCCCACGGGCAATGAGGTTTACGAATTGGCCCGACGCGGTGACCTGAACGGCTCCTCGTTCTCGTTCGCGCCCAACAAGTCGGAGCGGTACACGGAGGGCGATCGGAACTTTATCGAGCGCATGGACCTGGAACTGTACGAACTCGGACCGGTCTCGATCCCGGCCTACTCGGGAACGACCGCGGGACTGATGAACACCCCGCCCGAACGGAGTAGTGGCCGGTCCGACCCGCGGTCCGACCCGCGCGCCGATCAGGACGCAATCGCGGTGCAACTGGCGCTGATGCGAATGGACGAGGACGAGCGCGAGGTTTCCCGTCCGGCTCCACTCAGCCCGCGCGCCCGTGAGATGTCGGCGCTATCGGCGCAATGCCGGCGGATCGCGTCGGAGTGCGACCAGGAACGCATCGCAGCCGTTCTCCGGTCCGACGGACGGCGCCCGGTGCGATCGGAGGAGTCGGAGATGCGCTGCTTCTATTGCGGCGAAGACGAGTTAGACGGGTGCTTTTGCTGATCGACTGAGTGTCGGTCGGCACTGTGCTGACCGGCTTCGTGAACCTGGAACTTGTGGGGTACCCATGACCGATACCGAACGTGACCTCGCGGCGATCGCGGCAGTGTTGAATGAACCCGAAGAACGGCCAGAACCGGCACCGAGATCCCGTTCCCGAAGCGCGGGGCGGAGGGCGGCCCCGGTACGGGTGGCCGCAACGACGGACCTCGACGATGGCGACGACGGTGAAGTAATCGACGATGGCGGCGATCTCGATCTGAACGCGCCTGTGATCTCTCCACCTCGCTCATTCGCGGGCGAAGGGTTGCCGGACCTCGAAATTGTGCCGGGAGTGCAGTCGGCTCGCGCGGCTGAAGCGGGGATCGCTGAGAAGCGCAAGGTGCTGGCGGAAGCGAAGGCCACTCTGCTCACGGAACTGAAGCTCCCGGCGAGCGCGACGGAACGCGATCTCGATAAGCGGCAGGTGGCTTTAATCGTCGCAGGTGCGGACGAAACGGAGATCGAGAAGCTCCGCGCCACGTACAAGCGCGAGCAGTTGCTAACCCAGGCCGCGAACGAGGCCGCAGGCGCCACGCGGAAGGCGCTGGATCAAGCGCGGAATGCGCTCGCGGAAGAGGCCGAAGCGAAGCTGTATGTGCCGGCGCTGCGCGATGCAGCGACGAAGTACCTCGAATTCCTAGTGGCTGGTCAGCGCGTGCTGGAAATCTCTGAGCAACTCGGACGCGCCGGCATGCGTCGATATGCGACTTCGTTCGCGGCGGGGGAAGTCCCCTGCGACCGGCGCGACATCGGGGCCATCTGGCAAATCGCCGCTGATCTGGTGCGGCGGGGCGCGTTAACCGCGGAGGAGATCGAGGCGGCGCTCCCAGGCGCCATGCCCGGTTGAGTAGTTCGTCCACACCCGGCGCCGGTGAGTGCCGGCGCCTCCCTCTTTCGCCCGAACCCAAAGGCTTCCGATGCCCGCGAACAACTTAACCGCAACGATGACGATGGAAGGAGACTTCCAGCCGCGCCACTCTGTTCAGGCGACGGACGGAGTCATTACGCAATGCTCCGGGACCGTCTCCATCACGAAGGCGACCGCGGCCGCCCTCACGATCGCGAACCCGGTCGCGGGCCGACGCGACCCGCTCGGCGGCGATGACGGGCAGGAGTTGACGATCCTCTCCGAAACCGCTGCGGCTCACACACTCTCGAACGCGGGCGGCGCCGGGTTCAACGACGGAGGCACCGCGACGGACCTCGCCACGTTCGGCGGCGCGAAGGGCGACAACATCGTGCTGATCGCCCGCAATGGCCGGTGGTGGGTGAAGAGTCGCGTGAACGTCACGTTGTCCTGATCCACATCCCGCGCCGGCGCTGGTCGGCGCATTCTCTAATTCTCTCGGAGGCCAGCATGACCAAAGCCGACGCGATTGCCGCGCTGAAGAAGAAGCCCGTCGCGGTCACCGTGGGCGACGTGACCGTGTTCGTGAAGCCCCTCACGATTGCGGGTAAAGAACAGTTCGCCGCGTGGCGCCAGGGTAACCCCAACGCCGGTGTCGTGGCGCCCTTGCTCGCCGCGTCCCTGTGCGACGATACCGGCGCGCTGCTGTTCGCCGGTCCTGAAGAGGTCGCAGACCTCGACGCCGATCTGTCGGACAAGGTGTGCAACACGATCCTCGACATCAACGGAATGCGAGCGCCGGACGCTCCTGAGTGATCCGCTCCATCCCGCGCCGGCACCCGTCGGCGCGGCTCCCTCACATCGAACTGCGAGTCATGAATGGCAACGAACGTAATCGGAACCGGCGCGGTTGTTTTGACGGCGAACGCAGACGGGCTATTGGCCGGCACGAAGAAGGCTGAGAAGGCCGTCGATTCGTGGGCGGCGCGCACCCGGCTGGCGGCCGGGAAAGCCGCGAGCGCGATCGGCGGAAAGATCAGCGGCGGCGCGAACGAAGTGTTCGGGACGCTGAAGGATAGCGCGAAGGAACAGGTCGTCGGTATCGCCAAGGAAGGCGCGCAGGCGTTCGTGCGGTGGTACACGGGCGCCGAAGGTTTGAACCGCATGCTCGCGGGAACCGAGCGCACGTTGCAGCAGATCGGCGACCAAATCGACCGAATCACGGCGGCCCGAATGGAGGCCGTCGACGCCTGGGTGCGCCCGAAGGATATCGCCTCGTCGCTGGATGTGGAGATCAAACGCGGAGAAGCGGAGAAGGAACGGCTCCTCGCGCTCATCCAAACCGCGGAGGATGAAAAGCAGAAGTTGGAGGAGTTCAGCTTCCGCAACACCGGGCTTCGCGTGGCCGGGAACCTGGACCGGTTTCAGGGCGCCGCGGACGCAACGGTTCAGGCGTACCGCGATCAACTGAACAAGCTGAACAGCCGGCTGTTCGATATGTCGGACCGTCGCGGGCGCATCCTGAACCCGGACCGCGACCCGGCGAAGATCGGCGAACTCAACCGGCTGATCGACACCACCGAGCGCCAGATTGCTGCAATGGGCAAGGCCGAAGAGAAGATTAAAGCGCTCGAAATGGCGGCCGATGGGTTCAGCAAGAATCAGATCGCGTCGTTCGAGCACTACGCCGAGAAGCTCAAGAAAACGACCGAAGGCTTCGAGTACGTCGCGAACGCAGTCGGGATGGGCGCCGGGATCGTCTTCGGGGCCGACGCGGACAAGTTCAAAGAGGTCACGGACGCGATCAAGAAACAGGGCGAGACGTTGGGGTTCACGGCGAACCAACTGCAACTGTACGACCTCAAAGCCCAGGGGTTTGCGGACCGCCAGTTACGAGACATTCAGAAACTTCAGGACGCCACCGAAGCCCTCGTGAACACGTACACCGTCGCGGCGTCGATCGTGGGCGGGGTGAAGGACGCCAAGGCTGACACCTCCGGCCCGTACCTCGCGGGCGCCGCGGTTGGTGGTTCCGTCGAAGCGTATTCCAAAGTCGCGAACTTCCGCGCGGGGAATGCGGTCGCGGGGAACGGGATCTCCGACAGTCCGGTTCAGGTAAACAAGGAAGTGCTCAAGGTCTCGAAGGAGCAAGCCCGCAAACTGCAAAGACTCATCGACATCCTTGATCGGGGCCAAGTCCTCAAGGTGGTCACGTGATGGACACGCTGAAGATGAGCGGCCCCGATTTCATGTCGTACATTCGGCGCGGGATGTCGGGGTTGGGGCTACCCGAATCGCCACGGATCACGAAAGCGGAAGTCGCGGGCCTCCAGTTCCACGTGCGCACACTGACCGCCGAACAGTGGGCTGCGCTCCACCGGTTCCAGGAACGCAACCCCGCTGATGCGATCGGTCGAATGGTGCGACTGGTTGCCTTCGGGGTGTGCGACGCTGCAGGAGAACCGTTGCTCACCGTCGACGAGGTCCGCGAGTTCACGTGCGCGGTGGCGTTCGCGATCGCCGATCGGGTCGCGGTGGTGAACAAGCTCACCCCGTTCCTCCCGACCGTCGCACCAACTGCTCAGTGACGATCGCCAGAATGACGGGTGGGGGGTATGGGGTCAAATTCTCCGACCCTCACCCCGGAAGACCCTTCCGCCCTGACGCAAAAACTCCCGCAGGTATCTGAAGGCATAGGAGGGGGGGATCGTGAGTCGTTCAGTCGAAAATCGTGCGTGTGCCCGGTGCGCTGGCCCGATCGTCCGTGTCCCCGCACGCGGCCCTCTCCCAACGTACTGCTCCCGCTCGTGCCGTTGGGCTGTGGGGCACGCAAGGGACAGCGACCGGCGCCGGGGTGAGCGTTCCGCGCTCGTGTGCGAGGGGTGCGGGGCCGGGTTCACGGGGGAGAAGCGGAAGAACCGGTTCTGCTCAACCGCGTGCGGGCAACGGTTGAGGAGGGCGAACGCGGTGTGAAATTTATCCCGGTAGGTACGCAATGCAGGCCGGGGAACTCCCCGGCCTGCATTGCGTACCTACACGAGAAAATACCCTATTTACTCATTTCTGGATCCAGAGGTATGCCCCATCCCTTCGATCAACTCCCGCCACGTCCGCGGTTCACCGGGAAGCCGGCTTTTGATTGATTGGTACGATTCTCCGTCGCATTTTTGGAGGCCGACATCACCGCGCCCTCCACAGCCCGCCTGTCGTGGTGGCGCACCTTTTTGATCGATGTCGGAGCGCGGGGTTTCATTTTGCTCCATTTTTCACTTCCTCCAGAGGACCGATCGCTGTGATTGAACCATTCAACTGGCCGTACAGTCGGCTCATTATGGCTTCTAACTTCTCAGAAGGTTTAGCAATTTGGAGGCCGCCATTCACCCTTCCCTGTCGATTTCCTACTCGTTTGGCTTCTTCTCTGTTGATCACGAATCCGTGGGAGGGGTAGTGCTTCACCAAGTCCTGGGCTATCTGCCGAGCAGATTGTTCGCTGTACTTCGGCTGAAGTAAACGGGTTGCGTATTGTTCAGCAATCGCCAAAACCCGCGACATTCGGCTATACCTCACGGCGTCAATTTTTTCAAACAGCGGACCGTGCAGCTTGGCAACCAAATCGAAAGCGAATGGCATCAGCACGTTAAGTTTTTTTCCAGTCTTGTTTTGCAAATATGCCAGTGCCCCGACAGCTGCCTCCATAGTGGTCGCTTCCAAAGCCTCTACAGCGCCCACTTCATCAAGTGCCGAAGTCCACTCCTCTTCTTTGTCCATGTCGGGAATCTGTGCATCGAGTGGCCCCAACTGTCCATCTTCCCCCAAGAAAATCGATTCCGCGCCTAAGGCGAACAACGTCGCCGCGCTTTTAGCCCACCGAGGAACAACCGCCGTGAAATTACCGCATCGCCGACGTAAAAGCATCGCCAAAGAATAAGCGACGTCAGGACTACCTCCAGGTGACTCCAACAGAACTGCGACACCCGTCTTAGGCAGGGCCGTCTTTAGTTGAACGAACCGATCCAACAGAAACGGGTGAAATTCACCAACCTGCGGAATGGAATCGCCTTGCACAAAAAGGATTACAGGCTTGCCCAACTCCGCTTCAAGGTCGCGTACTGTCTGGACAAAATTTTCTGGGAGTTCTGCCTTGGGGCCGGGAAACACCCCCGCTGTAAATTTCTGCGGTGTGGACTTTGGGGGCGCTGGAAGTGGCCTGTTTGATGGCACCTTGCCATTGGTCCGCGACTTCGGAGTGGCTGATTTACCCTTGGGCTTAACTGTTCGCGTAGCACCCAACACCACCTCAGCGGATCCGTTTGCTTTACCATCTGGTAGTGACATAACAATGACTCACGGAAATACGCTAATCACCGAACTTCTTGCGCGCTGCTTGAAATTGGGATTGCAGTGTACCCACGCCATTGGCGTCGCTCCAATATAAAACCGACATCATCTCCGTAGAATTAGACATCCCCGCAGCGCCGAGGGTTCGATTTTATTTACCCGGCACACGTAAACACTAGGTCGAGGAGCCAAGAAGAGGCCGCTTAATTCAGCAACCCTCCCCAACTCTTTTCTCGTGCCCCCACGTCTCATTCTGACTGGTATGTGAAACCGGGGGTTCAATTCTCACGTTTGGCCACTTCACTGCCGATGGCAGTTGTCTCACTTTGATTAAATCAAACTCCACCACATCGCACCAGCGCGCGTACAAGGCCCGATCGCCCTTCACAGGCTCCCGGGTGCCCGAAGGGGCGTTCGCGCAACAGACGCGCAGGGAGAGCGCGGGAAGGGCAATTGTCACGGCGCCGTGACAAGCGGGTAGCGCGACGAGAACTCTTGCCGCAAGGGGTTGAATATCGACGAGGCGGTTGAGATCGCAAAGCGAATCGGCGTTTACGAGAAGCTCGAAGCGAAGGCGCGACAGGTGGCCGCAGGGTCGAGGGGCAAGGAAGGCGGAAGGGGGAAGAAGAAAAACCCTTCCGCTGATTCAGCGGAAGGGTTTTTCTTCGAGGTTGGCGAGTCGAGTGAGGTCGTTGATTCACGCCTGGGGCAAATAGGGTAGCTCTCGGACGTGCAATCGTTCTGGAACTCTGAGAATAGCATGTACACACGATGCGATTGTTTCGACAACCTCATCTTTGACATCCGAATCGACCATGAATGAGGACATGTTTAGCGTCGAATAGGCGACTCCGATGAGGCGGTCATAGAATTCGGCCAGCGCTGGGTGCCCCGGTGGTTTCGGCTTTGGTCCTTCTTCTACGATCTCAACCGCACGCCCCTGGCTCATGGCGGCGATCGGTGTTGCGCATGGTAAGGTTCGACTTCGACGCCAAATCATGTTCGAGATTGCAAATCCCAGGCCGGCCAGCACGTCTCGAACATTGTCTACGATAACGGGTGCGTGCGAAGTAAAGGTGCTGTACTCGAACTCTCCTTCGCCATCGGTCCCGCAAGGGGTCGCGACAATGAAGTGAAAGAAGCCCCATTCGTTCGAGTAAGGCACTAGCTCTACAATCTTACCTCCGCCCCATTCATTCCCTTGCCACGCACACCGCTCGTTCAGGTCGGGCATAATGAACCGGACGATCTCCTCCCAGTCCCGTTCGGTTTGTACGTGCGTTGCGGCCACTTTGCTGTCGTGGGCAACGGACTGTGACTCGCAAGCCTCCGGAGCAGAGTGGGAGGGGTTCGTTGACACTGGTGGATTAGCGGCGACCTTGACCAGTGCCTTTTTCGCGACGTTCTTTTTCGCCACAACCGCGGGCCGACAGCGGCCATCTCGTCCCTTCCGCGTGGTGCCGGCCAACTGGGGAATTTCCCCAGTTGCTTGAACCGTCCGGCGTACCGCTGCGACGGTCTTGTGGTCGACCTTCACTTCGGCGGCAATGGACCGGTCCGACTGGCTTGGTTGAGACCTCAGCTTGTACGCAATCACGGCACGCTTTTGGTCTCGTGTGAGGTGACGCCGATCCAAGTTTAGTGCATCAGAGTGAACGGCCGCTTCCTCCGCAGTGCCGACGAACGTCTTTGTCTTTGGCTCAATCCCCAATTCCTTGCACGCCCGGTAACGATTGCGACCGTCGAGGATCTTGCCCTCAAATAACTCGATCTCGACCTTCTGCCCGTTCGCTCGGATGCTTGCTTTGAACTCCTGGTAATCCTCGCCGTTGAGGAGCGGGTATCGCTCTGCCAGTGGGTGTGGCAACAGATCTTTCATTTCGCCACCTCTACTTCATTCACCGGTTGTGGATCTGCGAGCAGCACGTCAGCACTGACACCGAACGCATCGGCGAGCTTCTTCAGTGCGTCGAGGCGCGGTTCTCGGCTCCCGCCTTCCCAGTTCTGGTAGCTCCGGTACGCGATCCCGGCGACACGAGCGGCAGCCGACTGCGACCAGCCCCTTTGGGCGCGCAGTCGCTTAAGGTTCTTTCCGAACGTCATGATGTCCCCCACTTGGGTATGTGAACTGGCGTGAAGTGTACGCCAGTCTGGTGTGGGGCCGCAAGGTGGCTAGATGTGGGGCGCCGTCCCTCGGAGGTGTTTACTTCGGGCTTTCTGCCTTCCAAAACCCGCGATCGGAGAGAAACGCACGGAGGGCCGCTTCAACGGTGCTCCTCACGGAAGCCGGGTGTTCGGCGGTTTCGTTGTACTTCGCGATGTAGTCATCCATCGACTTGCGGATATCCGCGTCGATGTAGCACCCCAACGCGACCCCTGTGCGGTTCGCTTTTTTGCGCCCTGTCGATTTCTTCGGCATGACGGAAATCATAACACCCTCCAACACACCGTGTCCACTTCCGGAGTGTACACAATCCCTTTCGCTGTCTCAACATCGATATTACTTCCTAAAAGTGTTGTTGAGTGTCTTGACACACAATAACG
This region of Gemmata massiliana genomic DNA includes:
- a CDS encoding ParB/RepB/Spo0J family partition protein: MKDLLPHPLAERYPLLNGEDYQEFKASIRANGQKVEIELFEGKILDGRNRYRACKELGIEPKTKTFVGTAEEAAVHSDALNLDRRHLTRDQKRAVIAYKLRSQPSQSDRSIAAEVKVDHKTVAAVRRTVQATGEIPQLAGTTRKGRDGRCRPAVVAKKNVAKKALVKVAANPPVSTNPSHSAPEACESQSVAHDSKVAATHVQTERDWEEIVRFIMPDLNERCAWQGNEWGGGKIVELVPYSNEWGFFHFIVATPCGTDGEGEFEYSTFTSHAPVIVDNVRDVLAGLGFAISNMIWRRSRTLPCATPIAAMSQGRAVEIVEEGPKPKPPGHPALAEFYDRLIGVAYSTLNMSSFMVDSDVKDEVVETIASCVHAILRVPERLHVRELPYLPQA
- a CDS encoding helix-turn-helix domain-containing protein gives rise to the protein MTFGKNLKRLRAQRGWSQSAAARVAGIAYRSYQNWEGGSREPRLDALKKLADAFGVSADVLLADPQPVNEVEVAK